The Nitrospirota bacterium genome contains the following window.
GGTCCTCAGTTGGAGCTTTTCATTTGAGTAAACTCGGATTGTGCTCATGGCCTCCTCCATGATATCTGAGTAATGTGTGCAGCCGTCCTCACCTGTGTTTGAGTATGATTTTCTCCAGCATGTTTGCAAGGCCGACCCCGAGAGCGCCGGTCGTCTCGATGCCAAGGTTCTCCTCCGCCGTGCTGTCGAAGAAGAGGTGCAGTTGGGATTCAAGCTCGCCCTCGGACTTCCAATAACAAATGAGAAGAGGCACTTTGGGAAACGGAAACAAGACGACCGATATGTCCGAGTCGAAATTGTCCGACGGCGTGCCGCCAAAGACATCAACCAAATACTCGAAAAGCTCCGTGTGCGTATCCGCGATGTGCTTGAGCGGTTTTTCGCACCTCTGCTCGAAAAGTGGGCTTCCCGCCGCCCCGTTTTTCAGCAACCTGAACGGCACCCACGCGCCGGAAGGCTCCCGTCCCTGGCTGAAGAGAACATAATGAAGCAGCGGTATGGAGAACCAGACGTGCGTATGGCATTGCGATTCGATGTTGCCCCTTGGGTCGATCTCGAATTCCCTGCCCAGGCATTTGACCACCAGCTTGCCGTCCCTGGTTTCGGCCCCCAGGTGTGCCGCCCTGGAAGGAAAGTCCAGTGCTGCTATTTGCCCCCTCAAGGATTCCAGCAGTTCTTCCCTTTTTTTCTCGGCGGGGGACTGCTTGTGTGTCTTGCCCTCGAGCCGGGCAATTGTGCCGCTTTCCAGATGGGGACAGTCGGCAAACCGTTTTTGTCCCCGGAGCACTGCGGCCGCGAAAGCCATGCAGGTTGCGGCCTGGCATTGCCTGCAATTCGTCCTGGGCAGGATCTTATAGATTTCCAGAGGACTGAGCCCGGACATTTACTTTAACTCCTCCTCTTTCGGCTTCCATGCCGTGTATAAAACTAACTGGTTAGTATCGGCTCACCGCCACTCTATCCTTGGCTCTTTCCTAAGCGGTATCCTCTGGACGCGGTATTTCGGATACCCGAGCATCATCGCCCCGTATGGGGAGACGCGCTCACTCAGCCCGAGCGCCTGCTCGATGGGCGGCCAGAAGGCCGCGGCCAGCATGAGATAACCGGCCCAGCACGCACCAAGGCCAAACGGCAGGGCGGCCAGCTCGAGATAAGACAGGGCGAGTGTGCAGGCCGACTGCGAAACGGGCATCCCCTTGGGGGCATGGGCCAGCACAAGGTGCGGGGCGTTTCGGCATACGCGGTCTATCCCGCGCTCCCAGTCGTCCACTATGCGCGCAAGGCGCATGGAGGCCGCCATTTCGGCCTCGCTCTCGATTGCAAAGCGCATCCAGTCGACAACCATCGAGGAGAGCTTTTTTACCTCGCCTTTGTCGTGGATAACAAGCCATCCCACGGGCTGGGAGTTCATTCCCGTGGGGGCGTACCGGGCCATGTCGATGAGCCGCTCCAGGGTTTCCTTTTCAACCGCCCTGTCCTCATAGACGCGGATGGAGCGGCGGCCCTTCAAAAACTGCTCCGCCTGCCCGGCGCTCAGGTCGAGCTCACTGCGCATGGGCCGGCAGTCCCCGGGCTTCATGGCACGGTGAGAAAGCGCCCCGGTGGGACAGAACGCCACGCAATGCCCGCAGGTAATGCAAAGCTTGCCGGCACCGGCGACCGGTTCGGGCATCGCCTCGTTCATCTGGATTATGCCTACCGGGCAGACGGCGGCACAGATGCCGTCTCCGTCGCATTTCTCCCTGTCGACTTCGATGAGGTTCGTCATTCCTCCTCCTTTCGGGAAAGCCTGAGCATTTTATTCGTGCCTTTTTGAAATTCAAAGGGCACCTCTATTATTTCGGTTTTCATGCCTTCCCCGTCCAGAAAGCTCAAGACATCGTCCATGTAAGGACAGGGCTTTGCATCGAGCCCGTCCAGGGGGAATATCCTTACCTCTCCCGAGGCAACCCTGATTAGTTCCCTGAGAGACGCCGTGTGAAAATCCACATCCAGCCTGTCGCCGTAGAGAAACAGAAAGTGGCTCGAAAGCACAAGCTCGAACGCCCCGTCAGGAAAGGGTAGATGAGGCAGCTCGGCCCGCACGTAACGGCCCTCCGGAAGGCCCACGGGATAGTCAGCCCTGAAAAGCTCCAGCGCCCTTTCCCTCCGGGCGATAACGTCCTCCTTCCCCTTGTAGTACGTCCACGTATAAAGGTGCGCCGCCCCGTCGAACTTCTGGTCAAAGACGTGCGAGAGGTCCGCCCTGCCTTTTTCGTAAAGCTCCCGGGGCGTGAGACCGTAAAGGACATCGCATGCCGTGGCCTCGATGCCCATGGCCCGTGCCTCGGCGGTAAAGGAGGACGGACCCGCCGCGCAGTCCAGCACGGGCCCGCGCCCGAGAGACGCCTCATCGAGGGCGAACATGGCCGCGTATTCCCCGAACGTCCGCCCGATGAAAACTATGCGCTCCAGGTCCATCCGGTCCTTCACCGTTCCTCCGAAAATAAAAAAGGCCACGGGTTTGTCCCGTGGCCTCTTGAGTTGTCCTTGCTCGACCGCTACCGGCTGATGGAACACCCCACGGGCCACGGCACGTGCCATATGACCTTGAAAAGGGCTTTTGCCGGAAGCGAATGTATCATTGCGAAATGATATGCCCTGCACCACCCGGATGTCAAGCAGGCAACCAGTTGCCTTTCTCAAGCTGTTCCCTGGAGGCAATTTCTCTCCTGTCAGAGCGATGACCTTCGGTGGTCAGAAAAAGGGGACTGGTCCCGGCCCACGGCCTGAGCGATAGAACCTTGGAGCGGGTTGCTTCCGGAGCAGTCTGCTCTTGATAGCGGTCCAATCTCGGAGGAAAAGGGCCTGGTCCCAGGCCACGGCCTGAGCGATAGAACCTTGGAGCGGGTTGCTTCCGGAGCGGTCTGCTCTTGATAGCGGTCCAATCTCGAAGGAAAGGGGACTGGTCCCAGGCTACGGCCTGAGCGATAGAACCTCGGAGCGGGTTGCTTCCGGAGCGGTCTGCTCTTGATAGCGGTCCAATCTCGGAGGAAGGGGGACTGGTCCCCCTCGATGCGGCGGGCGCGGGCGCTTTTCTTCGCCCGGGGAAACCGTCTATGATGAAAGAAAGGCCGGAGGTCCGTCCATGAAGGCGCTCGTGCCCCTTCTGCTTCTCTTTCTTCTTCTATTTTCCTCCATTGCCCCGGCGGGCGAGACGGATTGGGTCTCGCTCGGAGGGGGCGTCTCCTATGACGGCGAAGGAGTGAAACGGACGGAGGGCGGGCTTCTCAGGGTGCGGGTGAAAACCGCCCTTCGGGCGGGCTATAATATCACCCTCAACGAGATCGACTGCACGGAGAAGACGTTGCGCGTCCTCACGATTACCCTCTATTCCCGCACGGGCGCCCCGGTGGCCGAGGCGCTCCACTCCGGGGAGGAAATCCCCATCGCCCCGGGTTCGGTGATGGACGACCTCCGGGAAAGGGTCTGCCGGTGAGCGCCCCGGAGGAGAGGACCACGGGAGAGCTGGCCGCCTTTCTGAACCCGGCCCAGTTCGAGGCGGTCACGCGGGTGGAGGGCCCCGTGCTGGTCATCGCCGGGGCGGGCTCGGGGAAGACCCGGGTCATCGAGTACCGTGTACTGAACCTGGTCCAGAGCGGCGTGAAGCCCAACTCCATCCTCCTTTTGACCTTCACGCGGAAGGCCGCCCGGGAGATGATAGCCCGCGCCGCCCGGCACGACCCGGAGTGCCGCAACGTCGAGGGCGGCACGTTTCACTCCTTCGCCTACAAGACCCTGAAGCGCTATGCCAAGAGCATCGGCTTCCCCGAGAGCTTCGCCGTCCTGGACGAAGGGGACGCCGAGGAGGCCATCCACCGGTGCGCGGCCAGGATGGGCCTGTACGAGGGGGAAAAGCGCTTCCCCCGGAAGGACACCCTGCGCTCGCTGGTGAGCGTTTCGGTGAACAAGGGCTCCCCGCTTGGGGAGATAATCAGGAAGGAGTATCCCCATTTTATCGAGTACATCCCGGAAATATATTATGGCACATGCATGACCAACTCAACAGTAATCGATGCCCCCAAAACGGAAGCAGAAATGATGTAAAATCAATCTCCAACGGCTTCCGGGGGGCCTCGCACGAGAACATCATGAAGTTCCCCGAGCGCTTCCCCCAGGCGGCGGTCATCACCCTGGAGCAGAACTACCGGAGCACCCAGAGGATACTGGACGTGGCCAACGCGGTGCTTGAGAACATGAAGAACAAGTACTCCAAGTGCCTGGTCTCGGCCCGGGGCGTGGAGGGCGAGAAGCCCCGGCTGCTCTTCTTCAAAAACGCCTATGACGAGGCCGAGTGGATAGCCGACATGGTGAAGGAGCGGCTGGACGAGGGCGTCCCCCTGGGCAACCAGTGCGTCATGTTCCGCTCCATGTACCTGTCCATACCGCTTCAGTCGGAGCTGGCCAAGCGCAACATCCCCTACGAGACCTACGGCGGGCTCAAGTTCTACGAGACGGCCCACGTCAAGGACGTCATCGCGCATCTCAAGGTGCTGGCCAACCCCCGGGACGAACTCTCCTGGAACCGGGTGCTCCTGCTCATCGGGCGCATCGGGCCGAAGACGGCCACCCGGATAACGGACCGGCTGACCGCCCGCGCTTCCCTCTCGGAGGCCCTGGAGAAGGGGTTTCGGGGGTTTCTCGAAAAACGGCCCTATGCCGAAGGGCTCGGGCGGCTCAGGGAGGCCCTCGCCCGGGCCGCGCCGGAGGAGGTGCCGGTGGGGGAGAAGTTCGAGGTGCTCCTCAGCTACTACACCCCCCTCATGAAGAACAAGTACGACGACTGGCACGTGCGGATAAACGACCTGGAGGCCTTGAGGCAGATAGCCGCGCGGTACGCCTCCATGGAGGAGCTTCTGGAGGACTTCGCCGTGGAGCCCCCGGAGCGGGGGGTCTTGCGCGTCGAGCCCGAGACCAGGGAGGAGGAAGCTCCCCTGGTGCTCTCCACCATCCATTCGGCCAAGGGGCTGGAGTGGGACGTGGTCCACGTCATGGGGCTCATGGACGGCGTGCTGCCGGTGACCTTCGCCCTGGACAGCGAGGAGGAGCTGGAGGAGGAGCAGAGGCTTTTCTACGTGGCCGTCACCCGGGCCCGGAGCGCCCTTTCCCTGAGCCTGCACCACGAGGGCATGCGTGGGGGCATCACCCAGTTCAACAAAATCTCTCGCTTCGTGGACGTCCCCGACGTCCTCAGGAAGCTGGAGGTCAGGGACGTGGGAAGGGCCGTGGGGCGGCTCGCCCGCAGGGGCGAGCCGGAGGAGGAGGGCCCCCTCATGGACAAGAAGTCCCTCCTCGAAAAACTCCTGGACTACTACAAGTAAGCCCCGCCGCGAGGGACGAAGCGGCGGCTTTTCGCCTGTTGTCCTCTCATCGATGCGCCTCCCGCCACTCGAGATAGTCCCTGACCATCTCCCTCACGCCCTCTTCAAGGGAGTGCCGGGGCTGCCACTGAAGGACGGCCCGGGCCAGGGCGTTATCGAAATGAAGGTCGCTTGAGAAGAACTCCACGTAGTGGGAGGCGTCGGGGTCCATCCTGAAGGCCAGGGCCAGAAAGTCCACGAAGAAAGCCGGCAGCTTGAGGATGGCCGGCGGGACCGGCAGGAGCCGGAGCTTTTTGCCCATCGCATCCGCGGCGGCCGCGAGGAAGTCCCGCCAGCTGTGGCGCGCCCCGTCGGTCAGGTTCAGGGTGTGCCCTCCTGCGCCGGGATGCAGGCCGGCCAGGGCGATGGCCTCCCCCAGGTCCTCCACGAAGACGAGAGGGGCCAGGCTCTCTCCCCTCCTTACAAAAGGCAGGCCCACCGCACCCAGGGTCTCCAGCGCCCGGAGGAACCGTCTCAAGTGCTCAGAGCCCGGCCCGTAGACAGGCCCCGGGCGGATGATGGCGAACTCCGCCTGGTCCTGCCCGGCCAGAAGCTCCTCGCACCGGCGCTTGTAGTCCGTGTAGTGGTCCGAGAGGGTCACCCGGGGTTCCGTGTCCTCGCGGGCCGGCACGGTCGAGGGGATGCCCGCCACGGTTATGGAGCTGACGAAAACCACGCGCCCGACCCCGGCCTTCCGGACATGGCCCAGGATGTGCTCCATCAGCTTGACGTTTCTCTCGGAGGCCGCCCGGTTGACGTTCTTCATCTCCCCCACGTGGTAAAGCACCTGGCAGCCTTCCATGGCCCGTACGACCCGGGAGAAATCGCCCAGGTCGCCCGGGTGCATGTTGCCCCCCGAAAGCCACGGGGGACGCTCGCTCCGGCGGGAGTACACGCGCACCCGGTGCCCGTCCCGAAGGAGCCGTCTCACCACGTGCCGCCCGATGAACCCGGTCCCCCCGGTGACAAGGGCTTCCAAGGGCCGCCCCCTTGCTACCCGCCGGTGCGGAAGCCCGGATAAAGGAGCATGCCGCCGTCGACGTAAAGGGTGGTCCCGTGGACGTAGTCCGCCTCGTCCGAGGCGAGCCAGACCGCCACCCGGGCGACGTCCTCCGGCTCTCCCACCCGCCCGTAGGGAATGAGCTTCTTGAGCCCGGCCTCGGCCTCGGGGGTCTCCCAGGCCGCGCGGTTTATCCTGGTCTTGATGGCCCCCGGGGCGATGCTGTTGACCCGTATCCGATGACGGGCAAGCTCCTGGGCCACGCTCTTCATCAGGAGCATCACCCCGCCCTTGGAGGCGGCGTAGTTGGCATGGCGCGCCCAGGGAATGACCTCGTGGACCGAGCTGGTGAAGATGATTTTTCCCGCCGCCCGGGAGCGGCCGGGGACCACCCCGCGGCGGATGAACTCCCCGGCGGCCTCCCGGGCGCAGAGGAAAGCGCCGGTGAGGTTGACGCCGAGGACCAGGCTCCAGTCCTCCATGCTCATCTCCGTGAAGGCCGCGTCCTTCTGAATCCCCGCGTTATTGAACAGGATATCCACGGTCCCGAACTCCGCCACCGCCCGCTTGAACATCTCCCGTACCTGGTCCTCCTCACCCACGTTCGCCCGGACCTTGATGGCCCGCCCCCCGGAGCGGCGGATTCCCTGGACGACCTTCTCCGCCTCCCCGTCCCCCGAGTGGTAATTCACCACCACGCTGGCCCCGGCCCGGCCCGCGGCCAGCGCTATGGCCTCCCCGATGCCCGAGCTTCCCCCCGTGACAAGGGCCGTCTGGCCCTGGAGAACCGGTTCCTTATCCACCGAAGATCCCTCCGTCCGCGAGCTGCCCCATCCTAAGGGAATAACAGCAAATGCGAAACCTGTCAATCGGGCGCCCCGGGTGGAGCGTATATAATAGGGGGCAAGGGGGAGCCGTGGAGAGGATTTCCATCATAATGCCCACGCTCAACGAGGCCGGGGGCCTCCGCTCCGTCCTTGTGGCCCTTCCCCTCACCGAGCACGAGGAGCTTGTCGTGGTGGACGGCGGAAGCTCCGACCACACGATGGGCATAGCGGGGGAGTTCGCCCGCCTGGTCATAGCGGGCGAGCGGGGACGGGCCCTCCAGATGAACAGGGGCGCGGAGCGCTCCACGGGGGACATCCTGCTCTTCCTGCACGCCGACACCGTTCCCCCTCCGGGGGCCTTCGCGCTTGTCAGGGAGGCCCTCAGGGACGAGCGGGTGGTGGCCGGGGCCTTCGACCTTGCCGTGGAGCACCCCGCCGCGTGGTTCAGGCTCATCGAGTGGGGGGCCAACCTGCGCTCGCGCCTCACCCGCGTTCCCTACGGCGACCAGGGGCTCTTCATGCGGCGCGCCGTCTTCGAGCGCATGAGAGGGTTCAGGGAGATGCCCCTCATGGAGGACATCGAGATGGGCTGCCGCCTGAGGAGGCTCGGCAGGATTGCCTTTCTCCGCCCCCCGGTGCGGACGCACCCGCGCAGGTGGCTTGCCGAAGGCCCTTTGCGCACCACCCTCAGGGACTGGTCCCTGGCCCTGGCCTATACCGTCTTCGGCGTAAGGCCCGAGAGGCTCGCGCGGTTTTACGGAGACGTCCGTTGAACACGGAAGCCCTCGTCATCATGGCCAAGGCCCCCCGCGCGGAAAGCGTGAAGACACGCCTCAGGGGCCACCTTGCCGACGGCCAGAGGCTGGCCCTCTATGAAAGCCTCCTTGAAGGGACCATCCGGAGGCTCCGGGACATCCCCGGCGTGGACACCTTCATCGCCTACACGCCTGCCGGGGACAGGGAGTACTTCGCGGCCTGGGGGCTGCCCCTTTTCCCCCAGTCGGAGGGCGACCTGGGCCTGCGCATGCACGAGGCCCTGGGCGTCCTCCTCAAGCGGGACTACCGGAAGGCCGCCCTGGTGGGCGTGGACATTCCGGCCCTCACCGCCGGGGTTGTGCGGGAGGCCATGGGGCTCCTTGAGAGTCACGACCTCGTGTTCGGCCCCGCCCGGGACGGCGGCTATTACCTGGTAGGCATGACGGCCCCACGGCGGGCCGTCTTCGAGGCCATCCCCTGGTCCTCACCCAAGACCCTCGAGGAGAGCGTGCGGAAGGCCCGCTCTCTGGGCCTTTCGGTGGCCTTCACCCGGGAGCTTTCGGACATCGACACCATCGAGGACCTCAAACGCCCCGGCCAGGCGCGGCCTGGAGCGCCCTGACATCGAAGCAATTCACGTTTGTGACGGTAATAAAGGGGGCTGGCCCCTGGGGCTGGTTCCCGCCGGGCGCGGCCTGGAGCGACTGGCCAACGGGCCAGAGCGTCCGGACCTTGAAACGGCTTGCCCAAGGAACGGCTTGGGTTGATGTTTAAAAAAGGGACTGGTCCCCGCGGCTGGAGCGACTGGTCAACGGGCCAGAGCGACCGAACCTTGAAGCGGCTTGCCCAAGGAACGGCCTGCTTTGATGCTTGAAAAAGGGACTGGTCCCTCCAGGCACGGCCTGGAGCGCCCTGACATCGAAGCGCATTACGTCTGCGACGGTAATGAAAGGGGGGCTTGCCCCCGGGACTGGTCCCCGGCACTGGTGCCCCTGCTTTACAGGCCCGGGTCCGTGGGATATAGTGTGACCAGAAAGAGAGGCGGCTTTTGGGGGAGATTCTCGCGGCTGACATAGGGGGGACGAACAGCAGGTTTGCCCATTTCAGGCTGAGGGAGGGGCGCCTGAGCCTTGAGGGGAAGAAGTGGCTTGAGACCGGGCGGGCTGACTCCCTGGGCGGGCTTTTCGCCATGCTCCGGGAGAGCGGCTTCTCCCTTTTGCCCGAGAGGGCCGACGTCACCGTGCTGGCCGTGGCCGGGCCCGTGGAACGGGGCGTCTCGAGCAGCCCGCCCTTCATCCCCTGGGGCATCGACCTTTCCAGCGCCCGCCAGGACTACGGCCTTACGCGCCATGTCCTCATAAACGACTTCGTGGCCCAGGCCTATGCCTGCCGCTCTCCGGTGGGCGAGGAGGCCCGGCCCATTCTCCCGGGAACGCCTGAGCCCGAGAGCGCCGTGGCCGTCATCGGCGCGGGCACGGGCCTGGGGATGGCGGCCCTTCTGCCCGACGGGCGGGGAGGTTTCGCGGCCATGCCCTCGGAAGGCGGGCACGGGAGCTTCCCCTTCGTGAGCCCGGAGGAGTGCACGTACAT
Protein-coding sequences here:
- a CDS encoding ATP-dependent helicase translates to MKFPERFPQAAVITLEQNYRSTQRILDVANAVLENMKNKYSKCLVSARGVEGEKPRLLFFKNAYDEAEWIADMVKERLDEGVPLGNQCVMFRSMYLSIPLQSELAKRNIPYETYGGLKFYETAHVKDVIAHLKVLANPRDELSWNRVLLLIGRIGPKTATRITDRLTARASLSEALEKGFRGFLEKRPYAEGLGRLREALARAAPEEVPVGEKFEVLLSYYTPLMKNKYDDWHVRINDLEALRQIAARYASMEELLEDFAVEPPERGVLRVEPETREEEAPLVLSTIHSAKGLEWDVVHVMGLMDGVLPVTFALDSEEELEEEQRLFYVAVTRARSALSLSLHHEGMRGGITQFNKISRFVDVPDVLRKLEVRDVGRAVGRLARRGEPEEEGPLMDKKSLLEKLLDYYK
- a CDS encoding DUF3786 domain-containing protein, whose amino-acid sequence is MSGLSPLEIYKILPRTNCRQCQAATCMAFAAAVLRGQKRFADCPHLESGTIARLEGKTHKQSPAEKKREELLESLRGQIAALDFPSRAAHLGAETRDGKLVVKCLGREFEIDPRGNIESQCHTHVWFSIPLLHYVLFSQGREPSGAWVPFRLLKNGAAGSPLFEQRCEKPLKHIADTHTELFEYLVDVFGGTPSDNFDSDISVVLFPFPKVPLLICYWKSEGELESQLHLFFDSTAEENLGIETTGALGVGLANMLEKIILKHR
- a CDS encoding TIGR04282 family arsenosugar biosynthesis glycosyltransferase, with protein sequence MNTEALVIMAKAPRAESVKTRLRGHLADGQRLALYESLLEGTIRRLRDIPGVDTFIAYTPAGDREYFAAWGLPLFPQSEGDLGLRMHEALGVLLKRDYRKAALVGVDIPALTAGVVREAMGLLESHDLVFGPARDGGYYLVGMTAPRRAVFEAIPWSSPKTLEESVRKARSLGLSVAFTRELSDIDTIEDLKRPGQARPGAP
- a CDS encoding UvrD-helicase domain-containing protein, which gives rise to MSAPEERTTGELAAFLNPAQFEAVTRVEGPVLVIAGAGSGKTRVIEYRVLNLVQSGVKPNSILLLTFTRKAAREMIARAARHDPECRNVEGGTFHSFAYKTLKRYAKSIGFPESFAVLDEGDAEEAIHRCAARMGLYEGEKRFPRKDTLRSLVSVSVNKGSPLGEIIRKEYPHFIEYIPEIYYGTCMTNSTVIDAPKTEAEMM
- a CDS encoding NAD(P)-dependent oxidoreductase; amino-acid sequence: MEALVTGGTGFIGRHVVRRLLRDGHRVRVYSRRSERPPWLSGGNMHPGDLGDFSRVVRAMEGCQVLYHVGEMKNVNRAASERNVKLMEHILGHVRKAGVGRVVFVSSITVAGIPSTVPAREDTEPRVTLSDHYTDYKRRCEELLAGQDQAEFAIIRPGPVYGPGSEHLRRFLRALETLGAVGLPFVRRGESLAPLVFVEDLGEAIALAGLHPGAGGHTLNLTDGARHSWRDFLAAAADAMGKKLRLLPVPPAILKLPAFFVDFLALAFRMDPDASHYVEFFSSDLHFDNALARAVLQWQPRHSLEEGVREMVRDYLEWREAHR
- a CDS encoding SDR family oxidoreductase codes for the protein MDKEPVLQGQTALVTGGSSGIGEAIALAAGRAGASVVVNYHSGDGEAEKVVQGIRRSGGRAIKVRANVGEEDQVREMFKRAVAEFGTVDILFNNAGIQKDAAFTEMSMEDWSLVLGVNLTGAFLCAREAAGEFIRRGVVPGRSRAAGKIIFTSSVHEVIPWARHANYAASKGGVMLLMKSVAQELARHRIRVNSIAPGAIKTRINRAAWETPEAEAGLKKLIPYGRVGEPEDVARVAVWLASDEADYVHGTTLYVDGGMLLYPGFRTGG
- a CDS encoding TIGR04283 family arsenosugar biosynthesis glycosyltransferase → MERISIIMPTLNEAGGLRSVLVALPLTEHEELVVVDGGSSDHTMGIAGEFARLVIAGERGRALQMNRGAERSTGDILLFLHADTVPPPGAFALVREALRDERVVAGAFDLAVEHPAAWFRLIEWGANLRSRLTRVPYGDQGLFMRRAVFERMRGFREMPLMEDIEMGCRLRRLGRIAFLRPPVRTHPRRWLAEGPLRTTLRDWSLALAYTVFGVRPERLARFYGDVR
- a CDS encoding class I SAM-dependent methyltransferase, which encodes MKDRMDLERIVFIGRTFGEYAAMFALDEASLGRGPVLDCAAGPSSFTAEARAMGIEATACDVLYGLTPRELYEKGRADLSHVFDQKFDGAAHLYTWTYYKGKEDVIARRERALELFRADYPVGLPEGRYVRAELPHLPFPDGAFELVLSSHFLFLYGDRLDVDFHTASLRELIRVASGEVRIFPLDGLDAKPCPYMDDVLSFLDGEGMKTEIIEVPFEFQKGTNKMLRLSRKEEE
- a CDS encoding glucokinase, which translates into the protein MGEILAADIGGTNSRFAHFRLREGRLSLEGKKWLETGRADSLGGLFAMLRESGFSLLPERADVTVLAVAGPVERGVSSSPPFIPWGIDLSSARQDYGLTRHVLINDFVAQAYACRSPVGEEARPILPGTPEPESAVAVIGAGTGLGMAALLPDGRGGFAAMPSEGGHGSFPFVSPEECTYMKFLLGELEDQYMTGNVVVSGRGLSLVHKYLTGQDLHPDEVSARFHECPDTLLWMSRFYGRACRDFALATLARGGVFVAGGVAARVPGILTHGAFASEFRSSPRHALLLREIPVYLITDEDSGLWGAAYRGKLELEGARR
- a CDS encoding nitroreductase family protein, which encodes MTNLIEVDREKCDGDGICAAVCPVGIIQMNEAMPEPVAGAGKLCITCGHCVAFCPTGALSHRAMKPGDCRPMRSELDLSAGQAEQFLKGRRSIRVYEDRAVEKETLERLIDMARYAPTGMNSQPVGWLVIHDKGEVKKLSSMVVDWMRFAIESEAEMAASMRLARIVDDWERGIDRVCRNAPHLVLAHAPKGMPVSQSACTLALSYLELAALPFGLGACWAGYLMLAAAFWPPIEQALGLSERVSPYGAMMLGYPKYRVQRIPLRKEPRIEWR